In one Vampirovibrionales bacterium genomic region, the following are encoded:
- a CDS encoding phage Gp37/Gp68 family protein, whose product MEWTHQRNPDGTVTPGFTFNPWVGCQKVSSGCKHCYAETLMDTRYGKVKWGPAGTRVRTSDANWRKPLTWNRQAEKEGRRLRVFCASLADVFEGREEVAPWRADLFELIAKTRMLDWLLLTKRPENIEPMLRAITTPGGTLDAWRLLETGYYSNVWLGTSVENQEAADERIPKLLAAPAKVRFLSCEPLLSPVDLIRLNGVLVRKQTHAILDDRGTYGMANESVRLPVGETGIHWVIVGGESGQQARPMNPEWARLLRDQCVDAGVPFFFKQWGEWGDPISITVTGRARAGWYETPPEGVNRHEFSGTMVGDVELRSLRPTVYRVGKAAAGRLLDGREWNETP is encoded by the coding sequence ATCGAGTGGACGCACCAGCGCAACCCGGATGGCACGGTGACGCCTGGGTTTACCTTCAACCCCTGGGTGGGTTGCCAGAAGGTAAGCTCTGGCTGCAAGCACTGCTACGCCGAGACGCTGATGGACACGCGCTACGGCAAGGTGAAGTGGGGGCCGGCTGGCACGCGCGTGCGCACCAGCGACGCCAACTGGCGCAAGCCGTTGACATGGAACCGGCAAGCGGAAAAGGAAGGCCGGCGGTTGCGCGTCTTCTGCGCGTCGTTGGCCGATGTCTTCGAGGGTCGCGAAGAAGTTGCACCGTGGCGCGCTGACCTGTTCGAGTTGATTGCGAAGACGCGGATGCTCGATTGGCTGCTGCTGACCAAACGTCCAGAGAATATCGAGCCGATGCTGCGTGCCATTACTACGCCGGGTGGGACGCTAGACGCTTGGCGCCTGTTGGAAACGGGCTACTATTCCAACGTCTGGCTTGGTACGTCGGTCGAGAACCAGGAAGCCGCCGACGAACGCATTCCGAAGTTGCTGGCGGCGCCGGCAAAGGTGCGCTTCCTGTCGTGCGAGCCGTTGCTTAGCCCGGTCGATTTGATCCGGTTGAATGGAGTGCTAGTGCGCAAGCAAACGCACGCAATCCTCGATGATCGTGGGACATACGGCATGGCGAACGAATCCGTGCGCTTGCCTGTTGGCGAGACTGGTATCCACTGGGTAATCGTAGGCGGGGAGTCTGGGCAGCAAGCGCGCCCGATGAACCCGGAATGGGCGCGCTTGCTGCGCGATCAATGCGTCGATGCCGGCGTTCCCTTCTTCTTCAAGCAGTGGGGCGAATGGGGCGATCCCATCTCAATTACGGTAACTGGGCGGGCGCGTGCCGGGTGGTATGAAACGCCGCCCGAAGGGGTGAATCGGCACGAGTTTTCCGGCACAATGGTTGGCGATGTCGAGTTGCGCTCCTTGAGACCAACGGTTTACCGCGTCGGTAAGGCCGCAGCCGGCCGACTGCTCGACGGGCGCGAGTGGAACGAAACGCCGTAA
- a CDS encoding DNA cytosine methyltransferase, whose protein sequence is MTKKSYLTVTDQFCGAGGSSIGATAAGVELRLALNHWQLAIETHNSNFPNAMHDCTDISACDPRRYPSTDILITSPECTNHSLAKGKRRFSQPDLFGANVPDPAEERSRATMWDVPRFAEYHRYNAIIVENVVDARHWVTWDAWLHAMQLLGYEHQIVFFNSMFAWPTPQSRDRMYVIFSRKGNARPDLDFHPAAHCETCGKTVESVQSWKRHGQRWGRYGAQYVYRCPICAAEVKPFYNPAASAIDWTLPATRIGDRDKPLKAKTLERIQRGLDKYGRQDLIVANYTPGWSRPASDAPFGTITTYDHHALVVQLSYGGSNNRARSASEPMPTQTTRQDTALIMPYYSTGVAKPASEPVPTVTTTDRHALIVPPFLLGYYTRVAGVQAAVSGIDEPMPTQSTQPRHYLVQPGDVSSVEDCGFRMLRPHEIKAAMAFPTDYIVRGNNRDQVRQYGNAVTPPIMQMLIERVVAAL, encoded by the coding sequence ATGACCAAGAAATCCTATCTCACCGTAACTGACCAGTTTTGCGGCGCGGGCGGCTCCAGTATCGGCGCGACCGCGGCTGGCGTAGAGCTTCGGCTGGCGCTCAACCACTGGCAACTTGCCATCGAGACGCACAACAGCAACTTTCCCAACGCCATGCACGACTGCACCGACATTTCGGCGTGCGATCCGCGTCGCTATCCATCGACGGACATCCTGATTACATCTCCAGAATGCACAAATCACAGCCTGGCGAAAGGCAAACGCCGATTCAGCCAGCCCGATCTGTTCGGTGCGAACGTGCCCGACCCGGCAGAGGAGCGCAGCCGGGCGACCATGTGGGACGTGCCCAGATTTGCGGAGTATCACCGCTACAACGCCATCATTGTAGAGAACGTGGTCGATGCGCGGCACTGGGTCACGTGGGACGCATGGCTGCACGCCATGCAGTTGTTGGGCTATGAGCATCAGATCGTCTTCTTCAACAGCATGTTTGCGTGGCCGACGCCGCAGTCGAGAGACCGCATGTACGTCATCTTCTCGCGCAAGGGCAATGCACGCCCTGATCTCGACTTCCACCCGGCTGCGCACTGCGAGACATGCGGCAAGACCGTCGAGAGCGTCCAGTCCTGGAAGCGTCACGGTCAGCGGTGGGGCCGATACGGTGCGCAGTACGTCTATCGTTGTCCAATTTGCGCCGCCGAGGTCAAGCCGTTCTACAACCCCGCTGCATCTGCAATCGACTGGACGCTGCCAGCCACGCGCATTGGCGACCGCGACAAACCGCTCAAGGCCAAGACTCTGGAACGCATCCAGAGGGGACTGGACAAGTACGGGCGGCAAGACCTGATCGTTGCCAACTACACGCCTGGCTGGTCACGGCCAGCGAGCGATGCGCCATTCGGTACGATCACCACATACGACCATCACGCGTTGGTCGTGCAGTTGTCGTATGGCGGATCGAACAATAGGGCGCGAAGCGCGTCCGAACCGATGCCGACGCAGACGACCAGGCAAGACACGGCATTGATCATGCCCTACTACAGCACTGGCGTCGCCAAACCGGCAAGCGAACCAGTTCCGACCGTAACCACAACCGACCGCCACGCATTGATTGTGCCGCCCTTCCTGCTCGGCTATTACACGCGTGTTGCCGGCGTCCAAGCCGCTGTCAGCGGAATTGATGAGCCTATGCCCACGCAGAGCACGCAGCCGCGTCACTATCTGGTGCAACCAGGCGATGTGTCATCTGTCGAGGATTGTGGATTCAGGATGTTGCGCCCGCACGAAATCAAGGCGGCGATGGCGTTCCCGACGGACTACATCGTGCGCGGGAACAATCGTGATCAGGTGCGCCAGTACGGAAATGCAGTGACGCCGCCGATCATGCAGATGCTGATCGAACGTGTGGTGGCGGCGCTATGA
- a CDS encoding phosphoadenosine phosphosulfate reductase family protein, producing MQGIQDPLAALQDTARIINEEPYNPDWFFMFSGGKDSNATVQSAWVCVKEGSVQAPATATILFADTQMEFHQFLEEVDDKAQTLVAAWESLGIKARYVKVAPVLQSDFWVRLLGYGYAPPTKAMRWCTDQLKIQPARKMRNALNLNDALLMVGARYGESARRDEYLSCTMGGECGPDAMARVKSKFPTMLPVVNWRTCAVWDFLQLIAPSYGLDNSRLRAIYGPDGDLRYGCWSCPLVFNDRTAKYWAETDPLTAELLTWTNANLRPGGAAWASVNRELFEGQEARLSLDYCRRLFGELTDMQNRHGRTLLKEWQIDGIKTLWIWREQAPEAMRGVIAQETLLDMTPKPTRVHISQFPLRTARALYEAPLWEDSYHGVIQRHAATLVELSPGVSWNYQSQVGNGQDAATIWGNAQDQIIRVHGDEIERLN from the coding sequence ATGCAAGGCATACAAGACCCGCTTGCCGCGCTGCAAGACACGGCGCGCATTATCAACGAGGAACCGTACAACCCGGACTGGTTCTTCATGTTCAGCGGTGGCAAAGACAGCAACGCCACCGTACAATCGGCATGGGTGTGCGTCAAGGAAGGGAGCGTGCAGGCGCCGGCGACGGCCACGATCCTGTTTGCCGATACGCAGATGGAGTTTCACCAGTTTCTCGAAGAAGTAGACGACAAGGCGCAGACATTGGTAGCGGCGTGGGAGTCGCTTGGCATCAAGGCGCGATACGTAAAGGTTGCGCCGGTGTTGCAATCTGACTTCTGGGTGCGTCTGTTGGGGTACGGCTACGCCCCTCCGACAAAGGCGATGCGCTGGTGTACCGACCAACTCAAGATTCAGCCGGCGCGCAAGATGCGCAACGCCCTCAACCTGAACGACGCGCTCTTGATGGTCGGCGCACGATACGGCGAAAGCGCACGGCGCGACGAGTACCTGTCATGCACGATGGGCGGCGAATGCGGGCCGGATGCGATGGCGCGCGTCAAGAGCAAGTTTCCGACTATGCTGCCCGTGGTCAACTGGCGCACTTGCGCCGTGTGGGACTTCCTGCAACTGATTGCGCCCTCCTACGGGCTAGATAACAGCCGGCTGCGCGCCATCTACGGGCCGGACGGCGATTTGCGTTACGGGTGTTGGTCGTGCCCGCTGGTCTTCAACGACCGCACAGCCAAGTACTGGGCGGAAACCGACCCGCTGACCGCTGAGCTTTTGACCTGGACAAACGCCAACCTACGGCCTGGGGGCGCAGCTTGGGCGTCAGTGAATCGTGAGCTATTTGAGGGGCAAGAAGCGCGCCTGTCGCTGGACTACTGTCGCCGGCTCTTTGGTGAGTTGACCGACATGCAAAATCGGCATGGGCGCACGCTGCTAAAAGAGTGGCAGATTGACGGTATCAAGACGCTGTGGATATGGCGAGAGCAAGCGCCAGAGGCAATGCGCGGCGTGATTGCGCAGGAGACGCTGCTCGACATGACGCCGAAACCGACACGCGTTCACATCTCTCAGTTTCCTTTGCGCACGGCCAGAGCGCTGTACGAAGCACCGCTATGGGAGGATTCGTACCACGGCGTTATCCAGCGCCATGCAGCGACACTGGTCGAATTGTCGCCGGGGGTATCGTGGAACTACCAATCACAAGTTGGAAACGGACAGGACGCTGCAACGATTTGGGGTAACGCACAGGATCAGATTATCCGCGTGCACGGCGATGAAATCGAGAGGCTGAACTAG
- a CDS encoding N-acetyltransferase, which yields MCFEQLHESSKRGELLLVDGGMCHWHLRRDGQLTIREIIATKSGAGTQMLDLLRVVASASCIVAKCPADLSANSWYARKGFFLVATETAKSGRPINVWHLDLCNSI from the coding sequence ATGTGTTTCGAGCAACTGCACGAATCTTCCAAGCGTGGCGAATTATTGTTGGTGGACGGCGGTATGTGCCACTGGCATTTGCGACGCGACGGTCAGCTAACGATTAGGGAGATCATTGCGACGAAATCGGGAGCCGGTACGCAGATGCTCGATCTGCTGCGCGTCGTCGCTAGCGCGTCATGCATCGTTGCGAAGTGTCCCGCCGATCTTTCAGCGAATTCCTGGTATGCGCGCAAAGGGTTCTTTCTCGTCGCGACGGAGACGGCGAAATCGGGCAGACCGATCAACGTGTGGCACCTCGACTTATGCAACTCGATCTGA
- a CDS encoding phosphoadenosine phosphosulfate reductase family protein has product MKAANRERYLLHATLPTHRRKLAQARSIVQDALAACPSWYVAFSTGKDSTCVLALVREVLPDAVAHHSLHQRMLPESFAYLDRTANVRRVAYQNFDGTDWAQRWESREAAEAAGARWLDDDEIATRGAPEAGVFLGLRADEAGYRRVHLRKNGVLFQAQKTGKWHCNPIAWWSVEDVWAYILSHQIDYNAAYDRLDELGLSAAEQRIGPLAVERVLGYGQLAILRRGWPEIYRNLVAHFPEAATYT; this is encoded by the coding sequence GTGAAAGCGGCAAACCGGGAACGCTACCTATTGCACGCCACGCTGCCGACGCACCGACGCAAGCTGGCCCAAGCGCGCTCAATCGTGCAAGATGCTCTGGCGGCGTGCCCATCGTGGTATGTGGCGTTTTCGACCGGCAAGGACTCGACCTGCGTATTGGCGCTGGTGCGCGAGGTGCTCCCCGACGCCGTAGCGCACCACTCGCTACACCAGCGAATGCTGCCGGAAAGTTTCGCCTATCTGGATCGCACTGCCAACGTGCGACGTGTCGCCTACCAAAATTTCGACGGCACCGACTGGGCACAGCGATGGGAAAGCAGAGAAGCAGCCGAGGCCGCCGGCGCACGTTGGCTAGATGACGACGAGATCGCCACGCGCGGCGCTCCCGAAGCCGGCGTCTTCCTGGGGCTGCGCGCTGACGAGGCCGGCTATCGGCGCGTTCATCTGCGTAAGAATGGGGTGTTGTTTCAGGCGCAAAAAACCGGTAAGTGGCACTGCAACCCCATTGCCTGGTGGAGCGTCGAGGATGTGTGGGCGTACATTCTTAGCCACCAAATCGACTACAACGCCGCATACGACAGGCTTGACGAGTTGGGCTTGTCCGCCGCTGAACAGCGAATAGGCCCGTTGGCAGTAGAACGTGTTTTGGGATACGGTCAACTCGCCATCTTGCGGCGCGGTTGGCCGGAAATTTACCGTAACTTGGTTGCCCACTTCCCAGAAGCGGCGACCTACACATGA
- a CDS encoding tyrosine-type recombinase/integrase: MDAITVLPAGTPTPYQSADLSPIIEMVLDSLTSPRTRRDYSRALRDFLAWYIQENRQGLNRITVQAHIRALREAGVPASSINQRLAAIRKLALEAADNGFLDESTAQAIKRVPNQPRKGKKLGNWLTAEQAKSILDAPDRTTLAGKRDAAILAIALGAGLRREEIASLTVKQIQQRDKRWLIVDIEGKHHRTRSVAIHESIKARIDAWLEAAGIASGPIFRRIFRNGKIGASMTAQTVWLVVQKYNPEDMPLAPHDMRRTFAILAYEAGASLKSIQNALGHESVETTENYIGDRADIHISPSDMLPIF, from the coding sequence ATGGACGCCATCACCGTTTTACCCGCCGGCACGCCGACGCCCTATCAATCCGCCGATCTTTCACCGATTATCGAGATGGTGCTGGATTCGCTTACCTCGCCGCGCACGCGCCGCGACTACAGCCGCGCTTTGCGCGATTTTCTGGCGTGGTACATCCAGGAAAACCGGCAAGGGTTGAACCGGATCACCGTGCAGGCGCACATCCGCGCGCTGCGAGAGGCTGGCGTGCCGGCGTCGAGCATCAACCAGCGGCTGGCGGCCATCCGCAAGCTGGCGCTGGAGGCCGCCGACAACGGCTTCCTCGACGAATCGACCGCCCAAGCCATCAAGCGCGTGCCCAACCAGCCGCGTAAAGGCAAGAAACTGGGTAATTGGTTGACCGCAGAGCAGGCAAAATCCATCCTCGACGCACCAGACCGAACGACGCTGGCCGGCAAGCGCGATGCCGCAATCCTGGCGATTGCACTGGGCGCCGGCTTGCGGCGTGAGGAAATCGCATCGCTCACCGTCAAACAGATTCAGCAGCGCGACAAACGTTGGCTGATCGTGGACATCGAAGGCAAGCACCACCGCACGCGATCTGTCGCCATCCACGAAAGCATCAAGGCGCGCATCGACGCCTGGCTGGAAGCGGCCGGCATCGCCAGCGGGCCGATCTTCCGGCGCATCTTTCGCAACGGCAAGATTGGCGCCAGCATGACAGCGCAAACCGTCTGGCTGGTCGTGCAGAAGTACAACCCAGAAGACATGCCCCTGGCGCCCCACGACATGCGGCGCACCTTCGCTATCCTCGCCTACGAAGCCGGCGCTTCGCTCAAGTCGATCCAGAATGCACTTGGACACGAATCGGTCGAGACGACCGAGAACTACATTGGCGACCGCGCCGACATCCACATTTCCCCTTCCGATATGCTTCCTATCTTCTAA